The following proteins come from a genomic window of Deltaproteobacteria bacterium:
- a CDS encoding transposase, protein MAWQANMRRSHDAAFKVRVALEALRGEKTIAQIASEYGVHPNQIRQWRQ, encoded by the coding sequence GCAAACATGCGCAGGAGTCACGACGCCGCCTTCAAGGTGCGAGTGGCCTTGGAAGCACTCCGAGGAGAGAAGACCATAGCCCAGATCGCTTCGGAATACGGTGTCCACCCCAACCAGATCCGCCAATGGCGGCAGAA